Genomic DNA from Anguilla anguilla isolate fAngAng1 chromosome 17, fAngAng1.pri, whole genome shotgun sequence:
TCGGCCTCTAACCCTCTCATCCTCCAATACCCTCAGCCTCTAACCCTCTCAGCCTCCAGCACCCTCAGCCTCTAACCCTCTCATCCTCCAACGCCCTCGGCCTCTAACCCTCTCAGCCTCCAGCACCCTCAGCCTCTAACCCACTCAGCCTCCAACGCCCTCGGCCTCTAACCCTCTCAGCTTCCAACACCCTCAGCCTCTAACCCTCTCAGCCTCCAACACCCTCAGCCTCTAACCCACTCAGCCTCCAACACCCTCAGCCTCTAACCCACTCAGCCTCCATCACCCTCAGCCTCTAACCCTCTCATCCTCCAATGCCCTCGGCCTCTaaccctcttttttttcccagtttcaCCTGTACACAGGAACACCTGCTACACTGCCTCCTGTCAAAGGTGTTGCCTGTCTCCAGCCACACCCGTTTGAAGGCGTTACCTGTCCTCGGACTCACCTGTCGGAGGTGTCGCAGGGCCCAGAGCGGCAGGGGGGCTTTTCTCCGGTGAAGATGGCGGCCCTGAGCAGGAAGGCTGGGGCCCAGAGGGCCAGAGACCCCGTCACAAAAGCCACGGCGGTAAAGCCAAAGGTGGAGAGGATGAAGCTCTTACTGCGGGAGAGAACACAGCCGCAAACATAAACTATACACATGGAACACAACCGCAAACATAAACTATAAACATTGAACACAGCCACAAACATAAACTATAAACATGGAACACAGCCACAAACATAAACCATAAACATGGAACACAGCCGCAAACATAAACCATAAACATGGAACACAGCCGCAAACATAAACCATAAACACGgaacagtaaaaatgcaaacacaaacacggtTAATAGGGTAACTGCTATGGTTTGAGGGGCAGAAGAGCAGATTGTGACGGTGGTTTGGGGGCAGAAGGGCAGATTGTGACGGTGCATTGGGGGCAGAAGGGCAGATTGTGACGGTGCATTGGGGGCAGAAGGGCAGATTGTGAAGGCGCTTTGAGGGCAGCGGGGCCTACTTTTTGCTGAGGGCCTGGATGTCCGCAGTCCAGCTGGTCCTGTGCAGGCTGTGCTCTGGACGAGCCTCGATGGCTCCTCTCTTGGGCTCTTTCACCACCACGAAGAGCAGCAGCACCGCCAGCAGTCCCAGACCTGGGGTTACCTATAGGGACAGGAGCAGGGGTGATGCACGCatgtacatgcgcacacacgcacacacacatacatacacttgAACATGCaaacgtacgcacacgcacacgcatgcacacgcacgcatgcacacaaatagaCTCACCCGTAGAGCCCAGTGCCAGTCCTGAGCCACATCATCCACTTTGGAGCCCACAATGTAGCCAAAGccactgagagaggagagaggagcgcgtaacagtcatttaaaataaccCTAGGCTAGGCTATAGAGAAGCAGcgctgtatgtgcagtgtgcaaGGCTATAGATAAGCAGCTATATGCTGTGCGCTAGGCTACAGAGAAGCAGCACTGTGCAGTGTGCTAGGCTATAGAGAAGCAGCGATATGCTTTGTGCTAGGCTATAGAGAAGGAGCACTGTGCAGTGTGCCAGGCTATAGATAAGCAGCTATATGCTGTGTGCTAGGCTATAGAGAAGCAGCTATATGCTGTGCGCTAGGCTATAGAGAAGCAGCTATATGCTGTGCGCTAGGCTATAGATAAGCAGCTATATGTAGTGCTCTAGGCTATAGAGAAGCAGCTATATGTCGTGCGCTAGGCTATAGATAAGCAGCTATATGCTGTGCGCTAGGCTATAGAGAAGCAGCACTGTGCAGTGCGCTAGGCTACAGAGAAGCAGTTATATGCTGTGCGCTAGGCTACAGAGAAGCAGCTATATGCTGTGCGCTAGGCTACAGAGAAGCAGCTATATGCTGTGCGCTAGGCTACAGAGAAGCAGCTATATGCTGTGCGCTAGGCTACAGAGAAGCAGCTATATGCTGTGCGCTAGGCTACAGAGAAGCAGCTATATGCTGTGCACTAGGCTATAGAGAAGCAGCTATATGCTATGCTAGGCTATAGAGAAGCAGCTACATGCTGAGCGCTAGGTTATAGAGAAGCAGCTATATGCAGTGCGCTAGGCTATAGAGAAGCAGCTATATGCTGTGCGCTAGGCTATAGAGAAGCAGCCATATGCTGTGTGCTAGGCTATAGAGGAGCAGCGCTGGATATGCGGTATCCTAGGTTACCACTGACAGGCACTCTACTCTCAGTCTTACAGCTGAACTCACCTGCCCACAGGGATGGCAAAGTAGAAGACTGACAGCATCCTGGTCCTCTTCTCCTTGATGAAGAGGTCAGCAATGATGGTGGGGGCTATGGTCGAGTAGCTGGCCTCTCCCACCCCTACCAAACCCCGAGTGAGGAGCAGCGCCCAGAAATGCTGACAAAGCAAGAGCAGAGGGGGTACTCTGAAATTTGGCACTCTTATCTCTAACTGCTGTTCCGTCAGAGAGTAACCCAAGTAAACACGGCCTCTTTTGCTTTTGCATGCTACAAATCAATCATCTACATTCTGTCATGCTCGGCAAAAACCACTCTTCTGGTCAGGTGTTGTAATACAAGTCCCATCAACCACTTCACCGACACCTCACAGACATCACAGACAATGACTCTGCAGTGAACTATGGGAAAATAAGGGATTGTACTGACACGTCAAACTGCTTGACTGACAGAGGATAAGTACCTCCTCATGTATACATGGCTAATTTCGAAATCATAAAGATCAGGTGTGATTCTACAGAACATTCTCATCAAGCAGAACATTGCATATGTTTTTTCCAAAGTATTATCATGttcaaaaatacatgtttttgtgtgcaaatttTCCCTACAAAACAGATAACGTACTACCAGAAACGAACATACAGTTAACAGGACGAATGTGCCTGCGTTGTGGTACAGTTAGCAGGGTACACAGGCCTGTGTTGTGGTACAGTTAGCAGGGTACACAGGCCTGTGTTCTGGCACAGTTAGCAGGATAAACATGCCTGTTAAAAGGAGGACAGGCATAAGTAAGAACTCACATCTTTGGGGGTGTAGGAGCTGGCTAAAGTCACCAAAGCCCAGAAGCTGATGCCAGCACACATTATCAGCTTCCTGTTGTACCTGTCGCCAAGGTAACCAAACACCGGAGCCAGAACCATATAGCTGCAGATAAACACtaatagagagagggagggagggaggacagagagagacagaaaggaagagagaagcCAGATAAAAGGTTCATGCATTCCCCAAGTCAGCTATAACAACCCCAGCCTTTTATGAACACAGGGATGGCTGAGCACCGATGCCTGACAAGTAAgtaacttttatttatatagcacctctCACAGACAAGAGTCAAGAGTGCTTCACAATTATAGACCCTTCCCACAGTGCATCACACCGAATTACTGAACACAGCAACATGCTACCACCAAAGCTCAGCTCAAGGGTGAACAAGGAGAGCGGGAAAAGCTCACTCTGTTTACTCTCTTTACTTTCtaccaccctcacccccaccttcatcctcctcatccccaccttcatcctcctctcctgtcctccttcGGCAGAGAGGCTGGCGGAGAACTCCGCCGCCGCGGTGATTTTAGCACTGGCACCGGGcagaatgaccccccccccccaaccccaccccaccccagcactCAGCAGCACTCAACACCAGGGCCCGGGCCTCATACTGAACGGCTGAACACCCCCGGCACTGAACACGCTCTGCGAGGACTGAACCCTACCTGTCTGCAGGAGCCCAGAGTCGCTGTCGTTAATCCCGAAGAACTGCTCAATGTCTGGAAGGacacctgagacacagagaccaAGGGGATTATGGGTAGGACCTGCCACAGTGTCCCATAATTCACAACAGGGCACAAATAATACGACTATGACTTTAATTATAATTAGTATCATTATTAATCTGCTCATAAATGTCTATCTGTTCATTACTAATAGCATCAATAacaaataatcaaatcaaataatgaTATCTATTTATTATAACTAAAGCAATgactcacaataataataatgtaattacattaatatGGATTATCACTATAATGAATATGAatgggattattattattaacagacGGAAAGCCTGAGGGAGTTGCGATGGGAATGTGCTGATTGGGATCTATCTGgaccccacacagacacagggaagaGGAGTGCTGTACCAGCCACAGTGAATCGGTCCATGTAGTTCAGCAGGTTGATGTAGCAGAGCACGCCCACGGTCAGATAGGCCCTCCGATTGGACACCCCGCTGGCCGACTCCTCTGCGCCGAGCCCCGCTTCCGGCTCCCCGGACCCCTCCGCCTCGTTGTCGTCGTCGTCGCCGAAGAAGGGCGTGGCGTCGGAGCTGGGGTCGGTGTGAGCCATCACTGCTGCGGGGACGAAGCACAATTACAGTAGGTTTAGGGGACTGGGCAAACCATGATGAAGAacaagggttaaaaaaaaaattttaaaaacacattttcgcTAAACGCATTCACACTGAGCACTTTAAACCCTGTGCACACTGATTGCACTTTAAAGCAAATTCACACGAAAGGCTCATTAACAATgaagttcactttctggggtaTTCCGACATCACTTCATttttagtgcatgttttcaattggtCATGTGTGGTGAAGCATATTTTGGACATCTACCGAAGTTTCCACTTTCCAGTGGCTAATATTTGGCCATTCAAGGGTTGTTCtcgaaggggaaaaaaaggcatttcaaGCAAAGTGACTTTATACAACCTTTGTAAGCATATAACGTCgctgtatgtttgtatattacccaattgtttttcaaaaaaacttTGTTGCATCTTATTTTGACTGGAACTATTTTCCTATTCTGTTGCTTTGGCAGTTACTCAAATATTGGGAATTGAAAGGTCAAAGATAAAACTCGTGACACATGTTTAACCACCTCTGTCATGAGGAAGTGtggggtgtttgtttgtgtatgtgtgtaaccATGATTGcatgagagagtatgtgtgtgtctgtctgtgagcatgagtgtgtacgcatgtgagcaagtgtgtgtattttgaaaaaaagcccaaaaactATAGTGCCCACTTGGCAGATATAGGGTGTATATAGTCCCCTCATGGTGACAtagattgtgcgtgtgtgtgtgtgtaaacaaagTTTCGTACCTACTAAATTCCCGGAAAAGACACAAGGTtacattaacacaaacacagcagataAGTTTATAAGTATATGTATACTATCCGTATATGTATAAGCATAAGGACACattattaactgaaaaaaacatgagcaCAGTTAAGAAATAGCCAGACCAACTGCAACACAAAgctgagagaagagagaaatggagggatCGCTGCTTCCCTTTATCGCCGCCCTGAGTCACATGCACCCTCTGGCCCACATGCCCAAACAACACCCGTGTGGGTCTCTCATTGTTCCCAATCTGCTTTCGCTAACGGGCACAATACAAATTATGAGTCACAAGTTCAGAAATATGACACGTTTAGGCTGGTTCTGGTAGGCTCTCACAAACTTACAAACAAACCAGACAAGGAAACAAAGCATAGACACTAGTGCTGCTATCTACAAAACCATCAATAGCCCACAAGACACAAAAAGACATACCGATTCTGAGATGGGCATATATGGCAAACAACTGACCCTAAATCAGGGGTTACTACCCTCAAATACCTCCAAATATTCTGGTTTTTATTCCGACCTGAATTGCATTTCTGATGTATTAAgatctgttatgttttttaattaaacacgtTTAATTTCTAATGAGGGATAGTTTGTCCTCTCAGTGCTATATTGTTGAAAACATTagctgaattgaactgaatgttgattgaatacaggccgtGGTCACCAAAGCTATACCATTTGTGGAAAATTAGTTGCAAGTGAAAGCAGGAGCCAAACTAGCATTGTGTTTTAGAAAGCAATAATCAAGTTAAATATTCAAGACacaggttggaatgaaagctaGCACACAAGGACCCGCTCTAGGGTCACAGTTGAAAACCCCTGAGGCAAATAACTGGATCTCAGACTACACTCACTGCAAGCTGTGGTTCTTCGCTGTTGTTCACTCAACAATGTTTAATACTCATTGGCGTAGTTCTCCTTTTCTAGTTTGTACAACGTTTTGATGTTCAGTCGTCGGTTGATGTTCAATAGGCTAGTCGACATGCAGTCAATCGAGTGGACACTTCATGCAATTTCTGTATCTCTAGGGAATTCCTGCACATCGAtccctgatctttgcacttGTGTCTGCATTTCAAGTCACCACGGATAAGAGCATCAACTAAATTGCCGGTAAAGTACCCCTCTCAGGTTAGCCAGTGTATGTGGATATTAGTTTCCGTTTAATCCGCAGTCTATTAAGACCTTGAGGGTAAGGTGTGTGTATAACGAATGAACGGCTGAATGATTCACTGACGCCCAAACACCAATGCATCAATGCAgccctccaagactggagtttgacactcAGACCCTAGCTATAGACTACCTGGGATATACTGTGCAACGGCTTTCTTTATGCAATATTTAAGTCGATAGTATAGCAACTAGGCTATCTTCTTCTTTTTAGATACGTGGTGCCTTTTTTAAGTCCTCGTTAAAGATCCCAAGCACATTTGtcggcatttagcagacacttcgACCCTGAGTGACCTACACAGATTACGTTTTAATTTTACATactatgcatttatacagctggatatttactgaagcgattcgggttaagtacctttctcaagggtacaacagcagtgcaccAGTCGTGAATTGAACACCCAAACTCTGAAGAACAAGTCCAGTTCACAAACTATTATATTACACTTCCGCCCTCATCATATGATTACAGTTCGGCACGTGTAAAGTTCATTAAACCAAACACTTAGCTGGCCAAAATCTTCTCCTTCAGTCCCATTAGAGAATATAGATGATAGACGGTATGTAGCCAGTTAAATCAGGAGATTACAGACACGGCATCCCAGTttaagaacggtgtggaagccAAAGCTAGCTAACTTGGATATACTGATGAAAATAACTTGACAATAAGAACAGGTTTGACAATCCTTATTCACCAAACAGTAACCTTGTCGTGGCAATGTGAGACCGTAAAGGAGTCATTACTAATAATGTAACAGAACGCAAACTGTACAGGTAGGTTTCAGCCTATTCCATAGCCTTAGCCATCGCACAAGCTAAGTAACACATAAATAGCTAGCAACTGGttgtttaaacacatttaacaagCTAGCAATCCGCAATGCACAAACCTACTTTGCCTATGTAGATATTAATTCTCAGCTAAAGATAATCAACTGAtctttgccatttattttctagTCGGCTAGACTAATGATAGCTAGCTAAGCTACTCTAGCGACATAGCCTTAGCTacgattttgttttgtttacctgACAATCAGAGCAGTGATCTGCAAAAACCGGAGGCGTTTTGATGCCTTTGTATTTCTTTGCCCTTCGTTTTAACGCCACTTCGGTTGTTTTCACACGTAGTgtgttgctttctttcagttCGAGTTCCAGTTTATGGACATTGATGTGCTTGTCTACGTTAGTCAGCTAACTGGCTAACTGCGGCGTTGCTTTGGGACACTCGCTGCCGCCATGTTTAATTTATATCATCAGCTCTCACATGACGACTATTGCCACACCAGTCTGACATCAGGAGGGGCCAGGACGCAATCAGCAGTTTTCTGCACGCGCATCAATTTTTCGGGTACATTTCAGGGGCGCTGGAAGATATTTTGTCCGGGGCGGGGGGTTGTGTGGCTACCGACGGAAATGCTAGTGACGTCACCATTTCAATATTAGTTGGTTTAATAAAATtcgttggaaaaaaaaatgtaaaaaaattaaatttgttgAACAAACAGGGAGGGTCTTGAAACTAAGTAGTTTAAATTTCAACTTGGTGCACATGATCACATAGCTAtgcaaaacatacatttataatataaagtttgcacaaatgcaaataatgcTCCTTcacaattcaaaataaacaaaagtccatgcacaaacacactgcatgtaGAATAAAAACAGTGATTCACGACACTGGACTAAACAAACGAACGTCTTTTCTTTACATATTcattcacagcaaaaaaaaaaaaaaaaaaaagtaagtcaTCCACCTTTTAAGCATTTACAGAAATTCACCCTAGTTCCATTTCATAAATGCAACCCTGGTCCCGGATAGCCACAAGGTGTACTGGTTTCAGTAGTTTAATTCATCTGTCAGAGCAGCCAATTATAGAGTTTACTAAACTCACCTGGTTACCAgcatcccaccccccacccatggaAATAAACTTGTTTCAGGCAAGCTTTTCTCATTGAAGCATTGCTTAAACAATGAGGTTTATTAAAACTCTAACCAATGAGCTTAACGTCACTTTAAACTGGGTTTCCAAAGCTAATGTGATTTTCGCTACTGTGATGGAAATTAAATGAGGTTATCAGCTAGGACAGCAGAAACATGAAGCGGGACAATAAGAATTACAAATACGGTCATTCTGCAAGCTGCTGCAGtttacagtatgcacacaccaCAGCTACCGCCATCTGACTGATAAGTAGCTACAAACTCAGTTCAAGTGCAGGCAACATGACAAAAACCAAATACTGCTATTTTaccaaaaatgtcattttattccAAAGACTTACAACCGTGTACACAAACCCCATTCAATTGTCCTGAATTTTAAGATGCTTAAATTAATATTACTTTATTCATTATAAATTGTACAGTTATTTAAATAACCCACAGCGTTAATGTGATACGTACACCTCGCTGAGTTATTGCAGTGCGTTCCCTGCCATTCTGTACAGGACTGTTGGGGAGAGAGTTCAACGTTTCTTTTTGTCCCGTCCTCTCCAGTGTTAATCTCGTCTGTTGCCACGCAACCACATCATTAGGCCCACACTTCGATGACATCGCCATCCTCCATGTCCAGCTGGGAGGGCGTATGGCTGTCCGCGACCTTTGACCCGTCGAACAGGAAGCGGACTTCGCGCCTGGAGGAGATGCCCAGATGGGAGAGATACTGAGAGAGGATGGGCCCCAAAGGATCTTCCTGAAGAACAGAGTGAAAGGGGCGGATTTACTGCTTCAGCTCTACACCGCAGCCAACATGCAACACAGGCACTACATCTCAGGTGTGGCTTTGTGTCACGGTAACAGTACATTACCATGGTATCCATATGGGCCGAAATGCTCGTCATAAAGACACAGCAAAAACACTGTCGTTTGGCTCCAGTTAATAATGACCTTGTGTAGGGAATAGTCCTGGGTAGACCCTTTGTCCTTGCTCTGTAGTCgcacagtgatgatgtcacgatcactctctttctctgtgtctccctctgcGATCACCACACAgtctggggaaaaaaggggTTGTGGGTAGAAGGAGCTGATGTgtagttttaaaatgtacagtactgaAAAATCACAAACATGGTTCCAGAAACCAGAATACACTCAGGTATTTGAATGTCTGAATCAGCCAGGCACTCAAAAACTACATTCTCCAGCATGACGGAGACCTCACCGATGATGTCAGCGATACCCAGGCCCAGCTCGTTTGCCGTGGACTCGACAGGAAGTTCCGTGTCTTTCCTCAACAGCAGGATGCGTGACGTCGGGACGTTCAGTT
This window encodes:
- the spns1 gene encoding protein spinster homolog 1, producing the protein MAHTDPSSDATPFFGDDDDNEAEGSGEPEAGLGAEESASGVSNRRAYLTVGVLCYINLLNYMDRFTVAGVLPDIEQFFGINDSDSGLLQTVFICSYMVLAPVFGYLGDRYNRKLIMCAGISFWALVTLASSYTPKDHFWALLLTRGLVGVGEASYSTIAPTIIADLFIKEKRTRMLSVFYFAIPVGSGFGYIVGSKVDDVAQDWHWALRVTPGLGLLAVLLLFVVVKEPKRGAIEARPEHSLHRTSWTADIQALSKNKSFILSTFGFTAVAFVTGSLALWAPAFLLRAAIFTGEKPPCRSGPCDTSDSLYFGIITCVTGVLGVASGVEVSRRLRMRTPRADPLVCAAGLLLAAPFLYLAIVFAQASTVATYVFIFFGETFLSMNWAIVADILLYVVVPTRRSTAEAFQIVVSHLLGDAGSPYLIGVVSDSLRKSDSYLWQFRSLQLSLLLCSFVAVVGGAFFLATALFIEKDRNEAENYAPSGDDPIVVPKRGRSTKVPVSSVLI